A window of Streptomyces gilvosporeus contains these coding sequences:
- a CDS encoding (2Fe-2S)-binding protein yields MYVCSCFGITEQQVREHAGTGACTPRQIASACKAGTDCGNCVRRIQQLLGRGACPRRELIDSGSPEPLGATTAPAPPVAEVAAVVPVALQEAA; encoded by the coding sequence GTGTACGTCTGCTCATGCTTCGGGATCACCGAGCAGCAGGTCCGCGAACACGCGGGCACGGGCGCCTGCACGCCCCGCCAGATCGCCTCCGCCTGCAAGGCCGGCACCGACTGCGGCAACTGTGTGCGCCGTATCCAGCAGCTGCTCGGCCGTGGCGCGTGCCCGCGCCGTGAGCTCATCGACAGCGGCAGCCCCGAGCCCCTGGGCGCCACGACCGCGCCCGCGCCGCCGGTCGCGGAGGTGGCCGCAGTGGTGCCCGTGGCGCTCCAGGAGGCCGCGTAG
- a CDS encoding thiazole synthase, with amino-acid sequence MTADLTTTPASAAQPADDLLTIAGTTFESRLIMGTGGAPSLDVMERALLASGTQLTTVAMRRLDPTVQGSVLSVLERHNIRVLPNTAGCFTAGEAVLTARLAREALGTDWIKLEVVADERTLLPDPVELLDAAETLVDDGFTVLPYTNDDPVLARKLEDAGCAAIMPLGSPIGSGLGIRNPHNFQLITERAGVPVILDAGAGTASDAALAMELGCAAVMLASAVTRAQDPERMASAMRHAVAGGRLAFRAGRIPRRHFALASSPEDGVAALDPERPAF; translated from the coding sequence ATGACCGCTGACCTCACCACGACCCCGGCGTCGGCCGCCCAGCCGGCGGACGACCTCCTCACCATCGCCGGCACCACCTTCGAGTCCCGCCTGATCATGGGGACCGGCGGCGCCCCCAGCCTCGACGTCATGGAGCGCGCGCTGCTCGCCTCCGGTACGCAGCTGACCACGGTCGCCATGCGGCGGCTGGACCCGACGGTGCAGGGCTCGGTGCTCTCCGTACTGGAACGGCACAACATCCGGGTGCTGCCCAATACGGCGGGCTGCTTCACCGCGGGCGAGGCGGTGCTCACCGCCCGGCTGGCCCGGGAGGCGCTGGGCACCGACTGGATCAAGCTGGAGGTCGTCGCCGACGAGCGCACCCTGCTGCCGGACCCGGTCGAGCTGCTGGACGCCGCCGAGACCCTGGTGGACGACGGCTTCACGGTGCTGCCCTATACGAACGACGACCCGGTACTGGCCCGCAAACTGGAGGACGCGGGCTGCGCGGCGATCATGCCGCTGGGTTCGCCGATCGGCTCCGGGCTGGGCATCCGCAATCCGCACAACTTCCAGCTGATCACCGAGCGTGCGGGCGTCCCGGTCATCCTGGACGCGGGCGCGGGCACCGCGTCGGACGCGGCGCTGGCCATGGAGCTGGGGTGTGCGGCCGTCATGCTGGCCTCCGCGGTCACCCGGGCCCAGGACCCGGAGCGGATGGCCTCGGCCATGCGGCATGCGGTGGCGGGGGGCCGACTGGCCTTCCGTGCCGGCCGGATTCCCCGGCGGCACTTCGCGCTGGCGTCGTCGCCGGAGGACGGCGTGGCGGCCCTCGACCCTGAACGCCCTGCGTTTTAG
- a CDS encoding sulfite oxidase-like oxidoreductase — protein sequence MGQPHSREEGHPQLPPGQRLQRGWPVTHYGPVPKFRPERWEFRAFGATKDGGKHCWTHEEFTALPYATVVADMHCVTKFSMLGAEWGGVRTQTILDLAPPAPDVTHVMVWAEYGFSSNLRLDDFAAENCIFATHRSGELLTAEHGFPVRLIVPQLYAWKGPKWVRGIEYMTADRRGFWEERGYHNLGDPWREQRYSYQEEPGEGPEL from the coding sequence ATGGGTCAGCCGCACAGCCGCGAAGAGGGGCATCCTCAGCTGCCTCCGGGGCAGCGTCTGCAGCGGGGCTGGCCGGTGACGCATTACGGTCCGGTCCCCAAGTTCCGCCCCGAACGCTGGGAGTTCCGCGCCTTCGGCGCCACCAAGGACGGCGGAAAGCACTGCTGGACGCATGAGGAATTCACGGCCCTGCCCTATGCCACGGTCGTCGCGGATATGCACTGCGTCACGAAATTCAGCATGCTGGGCGCCGAATGGGGCGGGGTCCGCACCCAGACGATCCTGGATCTCGCGCCGCCCGCGCCGGACGTCACGCATGTGATGGTGTGGGCCGAGTACGGATTCAGTTCGAATCTGCGGCTGGACGATTTCGCCGCCGAGAACTGCATCTTCGCCACCCACCGCTCCGGCGAACTGCTCACCGCCGAACACGGTTTTCCGGTCCGGCTGATCGTGCCCCAGCTGTATGCCTGGAAGGGCCCGAAATGGGTCCGTGGCATCGAATACATGACGGCCGACCGCCGCGGATTCTGGGAGGAACGCGGCTATCACAATCTCGGCGACCCCTGGCGCGAACAGCGCTACTCGTACCAGGAGGAACCGGGGGAGGGCCCGGAGCTGTAA
- a CDS encoding deoxyribonuclease IV, whose protein sequence is MSYAEHDGQRARARNPVGGHVPVAGGLARTGLPYAREMGAETVQVFVANPRGWATPPGTPAQDEDFRAACAQEDIPVYVHAPYLINFGSHNEATVEKSVASLRHSLRRGREIGALGVVVHTGSATGGRPRAEALAQVGERMRPLLDELTHDDDPWLLLEPTAGQGASLCSLAEDLGPYFDVLDRHARLGVCLDTCHAFAAGHDMAAPGGMKALLDELVEVTGEGRLKLIHANDSKDVVGAHKDRHANIGAGHIGADPFAELFRHPATDGVPLVIETPGGKEGHAADVARLKELRAA, encoded by the coding sequence GTGAGTTACGCAGAGCACGACGGGCAGCGCGCCCGCGCACGTAATCCGGTCGGCGGCCATGTCCCGGTGGCCGGCGGCCTGGCGAGGACCGGCCTGCCCTACGCCCGTGAGATGGGCGCCGAGACCGTACAGGTCTTCGTGGCCAATCCGCGCGGCTGGGCGACCCCGCCCGGCACCCCCGCCCAGGACGAGGATTTCCGGGCGGCCTGCGCGCAGGAGGACATCCCGGTCTACGTCCATGCCCCGTATCTGATCAACTTCGGGTCGCACAACGAGGCGACCGTCGAGAAGTCGGTGGCGTCGCTGCGGCACTCGCTGCGGCGCGGGCGGGAGATCGGCGCGCTCGGGGTGGTGGTGCACACCGGCTCGGCGACCGGCGGACGGCCGCGTGCCGAGGCGCTGGCGCAGGTAGGAGAGCGGATGCGGCCGCTGCTGGACGAGCTGACGCACGACGACGACCCCTGGCTGCTGCTGGAGCCGACGGCCGGGCAGGGCGCCTCGCTGTGCTCGCTGGCCGAGGATCTGGGCCCGTACTTCGACGTGCTCGACCGCCACGCCCGGCTCGGGGTCTGTCTGGACACCTGCCATGCCTTCGCGGCCGGTCACGACATGGCGGCGCCGGGCGGGATGAAGGCGCTGCTGGACGAGCTGGTGGAGGTCACCGGCGAGGGGCGCCTGAAGCTGATCCACGCCAACGACTCCAAGGACGTGGTGGGCGCGCACAAGGACCGCCACGCCAACATCGGCGCCGGCCACATCGGCGCGGACCCGTTCGCCGAGCTGTTCCGCCATCCGGCGACGGACGGCGTGCCGCTGGTCATCGAGACGCCGGGCGGCAAGGAGGGGCATGCGGCGGATGTGGCGCGCCTGAAGGAACTGCGGGCCGCGTGA
- a CDS encoding anthranilate synthase family protein, protein MHLTELLADDRPARPSPATALGRLLSEQTPFALLRRRTPGRDQDMVEVLTGPVAAYDRLADLPEGLALVPFRQIRERGFDVRDDGTPLLALTPEERCEVPLAEALAQLPAHEVRVADGAFDVSDEDYAEIVGRVVREEIGSGEGANFVIRRTFEGEIPGFGRADALALFRRLLVAERGAYWTFVVHTGDRTLVGASPEVHVRMSGGTVVMNPISGTYRYPAGGPTADDLLGFLADGKEIEELSMVVDEELKMMCTVGDRGGVVIGPRLKEMAHLAHTEYELRGRSSLDVREVLKETMFAATVTGSPVQNACRVIERHEPHGPDGAGRGYYAGALALIGRDAGGAQTLDSPILIRTADIDAGGRLRVPVGATLVRGSDPAGEVAETHAKAAGVLAALGVRKAPAGGGGRPAADAAPLRLADDPRVRAALDARRADLAPFWLRMQTTAPTAALRGHALVIDGEDTFTAMLAHLLRTSGLTVSVRRFDEPGLRAAALAHEGPIVLGPGPGDPSDAADPKMRTLRALAAHLLREHRHGLLGVCLGHELLAAELGLEIVRKDVPFQGAQERIDFFGRTEKVGFYNTFTARCDDSTAAELAMHRIELSRDPGTGDVHALRGPGFAGVQFHPESVLTLDGAAITARLLAAVLV, encoded by the coding sequence ATGCATCTGACCGAGCTGCTCGCCGACGACCGCCCCGCCCGCCCGTCGCCCGCCACCGCCCTCGGCCGACTGCTCTCCGAGCAGACTCCTTTTGCTTTGCTGCGCCGCCGTACCCCCGGCCGGGATCAGGACATGGTGGAGGTCCTGACCGGCCCGGTCGCCGCCTACGACCGGCTCGCCGACCTCCCCGAGGGCCTGGCCCTGGTGCCGTTCCGGCAGATCAGGGAGCGCGGTTTCGACGTCCGGGACGACGGCACCCCGCTGCTGGCGCTGACCCCCGAGGAGCGCTGCGAGGTGCCGCTCGCCGAGGCCCTGGCGCAGCTCCCGGCGCATGAGGTGCGGGTGGCGGACGGGGCCTTCGACGTGTCCGACGAGGACTACGCCGAGATCGTCGGGCGGGTGGTCCGGGAGGAGATCGGCAGCGGCGAGGGCGCGAACTTCGTCATCCGGCGGACCTTCGAGGGCGAGATCCCGGGCTTCGGCCGGGCCGACGCGCTCGCCCTGTTCCGGCGGCTGCTGGTCGCCGAGCGCGGCGCGTACTGGACGTTCGTGGTGCACACCGGCGACCGGACGCTGGTGGGGGCAAGCCCCGAGGTGCATGTACGGATGAGCGGCGGGACGGTCGTGATGAATCCGATCAGCGGGACGTACCGCTATCCGGCCGGCGGGCCGACCGCCGACGATCTGCTCGGCTTCCTCGCCGACGGCAAGGAGATCGAGGAGCTCTCCATGGTCGTCGACGAGGAGCTGAAGATGATGTGCACCGTCGGCGACAGGGGCGGCGTGGTGATCGGGCCGCGGCTGAAGGAGATGGCGCATCTGGCGCACACCGAGTACGAGCTGCGCGGGCGGTCGTCACTGGATGTGCGGGAGGTGCTCAAGGAGACGATGTTCGCGGCGACCGTCACCGGGTCGCCCGTACAGAACGCCTGCCGGGTCATCGAGCGCCACGAGCCCCACGGGCCGGACGGCGCGGGCCGCGGCTACTACGCGGGCGCGCTGGCGCTCATCGGGCGCGATGCGGGCGGCGCCCAGACCCTCGACTCCCCCATCCTCATCCGCACCGCCGACATCGACGCGGGAGGGCGGCTGCGGGTGCCGGTCGGGGCGACGCTGGTGCGCGGTTCGGACCCGGCGGGCGAGGTGGCCGAGACGCACGCCAAGGCGGCGGGGGTGCTCGCCGCGCTCGGGGTGCGCAAGGCCCCGGCGGGCGGGGGCGGGCGCCCCGCGGCGGACGCCGCGCCGCTCCGGCTGGCCGACGACCCGCGGGTCCGGGCGGCGCTGGACGCCCGCCGCGCCGATCTGGCCCCCTTCTGGCTGCGGATGCAGACCACCGCACCGACCGCCGCGCTGCGCGGCCATGCGCTGGTCATCGACGGCGAGGACACCTTCACCGCGATGCTGGCGCATCTGCTGCGCACCTCGGGGCTGACGGTTTCAGTACGCCGCTTCGACGAGCCGGGGCTGCGTGCGGCCGCGCTCGCCCATGAGGGCCCGATCGTGCTCGGCCCCGGCCCCGGCGACCCGTCCGACGCCGCCGACCCCAAGATGCGTACGCTGCGGGCGCTCGCCGCCCACCTGCTGCGCGAGCACCGCCATGGCCTGCTCGGGGTATGCCTGGGCCATGAACTCCTCGCCGCCGAGCTGGGGTTGGAGATCGTCCGCAAGGATGTGCCCTTCCAGGGCGCGCAGGAGCGGATCGACTTCTTCGGGCGCACGGAGAAGGTCGGCTTCTACAACACCTTCACGGCCCGCTGCGACGACTCCACGGCCGCCGAACTGGCCATGCACCGCATCGAGTTGAGCCGCGATCCGGGGACCGGGGACGTGCATGCGCTGCGCGGTCCCGGCTTCGCGGGCGTGCAGTTCCACCCCGAGTCGGTGCTGACTCTGGACGGCGCCGCGATCACCGCTCGGCTGCTCGCGGCTGTCCTTGTGTGA
- the pknB gene encoding Stk1 family PASTA domain-containing Ser/Thr kinase: MDTTLQDPLEGQLLDGRYRIQARIAAGGMATVYRALDTRLDRVLALKVMHPSLATDAAFVDRFIREAKSVARLSHPNVVGVFDQGTDGTYVYLAMEYVAGCTLRDVLRERGALQPRAALDILEPMLAALGAAHRAGLVHRDMKPENVLIGDDGRVKVADFGLVRAVDTNTTASTGSVLGTVSYLAPEQMEHGTADARVDVYACGVVLYEMLTGGKPHTGGTAAQILYQHLHEDVPPPSAFVPGLAPELDDLVAGATARDPQRRPHDAVALLSQSRAVRAALTDAQLDVVPPQAHAVPGGDTERTDVLPRIGAAPLPDEAALNRTSRLEVPPSEQTTRLRPAPAAHAPRGGLVQRHKLLAVVAAVLLVLGVGTGVWYVSIGQFTTVPAVLDMPQAKAVKTLRDDGLGVKVERGFSANVARGHVMKTDPGTGKSIRGTGTVTITVSRGPEIVTVPDLSGTPVADAKRRLRDLGLVPGTVKRDFSDEVAKGSVIRTDPTGGTKLHPDTAVTLTVSRGAKISVPDVVGDDRADAVDALRGEGLNVKFAAQPVFSDEDKGTVAQQTPGAESYLGKGDTVTLTLSKGQQMVDVPDVTGQSEADAKKTLTDLGFQVEVKKPFLFPQDEVESQSVEGGGQAPKGSTITIKLKGAF, encoded by the coding sequence GTGGATACGACCCTTCAGGACCCGCTAGAGGGCCAGCTGCTCGACGGCCGCTACCGCATCCAGGCGCGCATCGCCGCAGGCGGCATGGCGACGGTCTACCGGGCCTTGGACACCCGGCTCGACCGCGTGCTCGCGCTGAAGGTGATGCACCCCAGCCTCGCCACCGACGCGGCGTTCGTGGACCGCTTCATCCGGGAGGCGAAGTCGGTCGCGCGGCTGTCGCACCCCAACGTGGTGGGCGTCTTCGACCAGGGCACCGACGGTACGTACGTCTATCTGGCGATGGAGTACGTCGCCGGGTGCACCCTGCGCGATGTACTGCGCGAGCGGGGCGCCCTCCAGCCGCGGGCCGCCCTGGACATCCTCGAGCCGATGCTCGCCGCCCTGGGGGCCGCACACCGCGCGGGTCTGGTCCACCGGGACATGAAGCCGGAGAACGTCCTGATAGGCGACGACGGCCGGGTCAAGGTCGCCGACTTCGGGCTGGTGCGCGCGGTGGACACCAACACCACCGCCTCGACCGGCTCCGTTCTGGGCACCGTCTCCTATCTCGCGCCCGAGCAGATGGAGCACGGCACCGCCGACGCCCGGGTCGATGTCTACGCCTGCGGTGTGGTGCTCTACGAGATGCTCACCGGCGGCAAACCGCACACCGGCGGCACCGCGGCGCAGATTCTCTACCAGCATCTGCACGAGGACGTACCGCCGCCGTCCGCCTTCGTACCGGGGCTGGCGCCGGAGCTGGACGATCTCGTCGCGGGCGCCACCGCCCGCGACCCGCAGCGGCGCCCGCACGACGCGGTGGCGCTGCTGTCGCAGTCCCGCGCGGTCCGCGCCGCGCTGACCGACGCGCAGCTGGACGTGGTGCCGCCGCAGGCCCACGCGGTGCCCGGCGGCGACACCGAGCGCACGGACGTCCTGCCGCGGATCGGCGCCGCGCCGCTGCCGGACGAGGCGGCGCTGAACCGCACCAGCCGCCTGGAGGTCCCGCCCTCGGAGCAGACCACCCGGCTGCGCCCGGCGCCCGCCGCGCACGCGCCGCGCGGCGGCCTGGTGCAGCGGCACAAGCTCCTCGCCGTCGTCGCGGCGGTCCTGCTGGTCCTCGGCGTGGGCACCGGCGTGTGGTACGTCAGCATCGGCCAGTTCACCACCGTCCCCGCCGTCCTGGACATGCCGCAGGCCAAGGCCGTCAAGACGCTGCGCGACGACGGTCTGGGCGTGAAGGTGGAGCGCGGGTTCAGCGCGAATGTGGCGCGCGGCCATGTGATGAAGACCGATCCGGGCACGGGCAAGTCGATCCGCGGTACGGGCACGGTCACGATCACCGTCTCGCGCGGCCCGGAGATCGTGACCGTACCGGACCTGTCGGGCACCCCGGTGGCCGACGCCAAGCGCCGGCTGCGCGATCTGGGGCTGGTCCCGGGGACGGTGAAGCGCGACTTCAGCGATGAGGTGGCCAAGGGGTCGGTGATCCGTACGGACCCGACCGGGGGCACCAAGCTGCATCCGGATACGGCGGTGACGCTGACCGTCAGCCGGGGTGCGAAGATCTCCGTACCGGATGTGGTCGGCGACGACCGCGCCGATGCCGTGGACGCGCTGCGCGGTGAGGGTCTGAACGTCAAGTTCGCCGCCCAGCCGGTCTTCTCCGACGAGGACAAGGGCACCGTCGCCCAGCAGACACCGGGCGCGGAAAGCTACCTCGGCAAGGGCGACACGGTCACCCTCACCCTCTCCAAGGGCCAGCAGATGGTCGACGTCCCGGACGTCACCGGCCAGAGCGAGGCGGACGCCAAGAAGACGCTGACGGACCTGGGGTTCCAGGTCGAGGTGAAGAAGCCGTTCCTCTTCCCGCAGGACGAGGTGGAGAGCCAGTCGGTCGAGGGCGGCGGGCAGGCCCCGAAGGGCAGCACGATCACCATCAAGCTCAAGGGCGCCTTCTGA
- the thiS gene encoding sulfur carrier protein ThiS, whose translation MSAPSGPTVSVSVNGEARQIPGDLTLDRLVATLTRAPSGVAAAVNETVVPRTRWSTTPLGDGDRVEVLTAVQGG comes from the coding sequence ATGAGCGCGCCCAGTGGCCCGACCGTCTCGGTGTCCGTCAACGGCGAGGCCCGGCAGATCCCCGGCGACCTGACCCTGGACCGTCTCGTCGCCACCCTCACCCGGGCGCCCTCCGGGGTGGCCGCCGCGGTCAACGAGACCGTGGTGCCGCGCACCCGGTGGTCCACCACCCCGCTCGGCGACGGCGACCGCGTCGAGGTGCTCACCGCGGTCCAGGGAGGCTGA
- the thiO gene encoding glycine oxidase ThiO encodes MHPSVTRPRPAGGHPDVLVIGGGIIGLVTAWRAAGRGLRTVVADPAPGGGAARVAAGMLAAVSELHYGEETLLGLNLASARRYPRFAAELEEASGQRIGYRPCGTLAVALDADDRAYLRDLHALQTRSGLDSQWLTGRECRRLEPMLAPGVRGGLRVDGDHQVDPRLLANALLIACERAGVVFHRAQTVRLTVEGGRATGAELADGARLVAGQTVLAAGSWSGRLAGVPPEMLPPVRPVKGQVLRLRLPVPPAGSPPFLSRTVRAVVRGNPLYLVPRESGELVLGATSEELGFDTTVTAGGVYELLRDAHELVPGVTELPLVETCAGLRPASPDNAPLLGPTALPGLHLATGHFRNGVLLTPVTGEAMAELLATGSLPEEARPFSPARFSAPRAERARVPEEQPV; translated from the coding sequence ATGCATCCATCCGTGACACGACCGCGACCAGCAGGCGGGCACCCCGATGTGCTCGTCATCGGGGGCGGCATCATCGGGCTGGTCACCGCCTGGCGGGCGGCCGGCCGGGGGCTGCGCACCGTGGTGGCCGATCCGGCGCCCGGCGGCGGGGCCGCCCGGGTGGCGGCCGGAATGCTGGCCGCCGTGAGCGAGCTGCACTACGGCGAGGAGACCCTGCTCGGCCTCAATCTCGCCTCGGCGCGGCGCTATCCGCGGTTCGCCGCCGAACTGGAGGAGGCCAGCGGGCAGCGGATCGGCTACCGGCCCTGCGGCACCCTGGCCGTGGCGCTGGACGCCGACGACCGCGCCTATCTGCGCGACCTGCACGCCCTCCAGACCCGCTCCGGGCTGGACTCGCAGTGGCTGACGGGGCGCGAGTGCCGCCGGCTGGAGCCGATGCTGGCCCCCGGGGTACGCGGCGGCCTCCGGGTCGACGGCGACCACCAGGTCGATCCGCGCCTCCTGGCGAACGCGTTGCTGATCGCCTGCGAGCGGGCCGGGGTGGTCTTCCACCGGGCGCAGACGGTGCGGCTGACGGTCGAGGGCGGACGGGCCACCGGCGCCGAACTCGCCGACGGCGCCCGCCTGGTGGCCGGTCAGACCGTACTGGCCGCGGGCAGCTGGAGCGGACGGCTGGCCGGGGTTCCCCCGGAGATGCTGCCGCCGGTGCGGCCCGTCAAGGGCCAGGTGCTGCGGCTGCGGCTGCCGGTGCCGCCGGCCGGGAGCCCGCCGTTCCTCTCGCGCACCGTACGGGCCGTCGTCCGCGGCAATCCGCTCTACCTGGTGCCCCGCGAGAGCGGCGAGCTGGTGCTGGGCGCCACCAGCGAGGAGCTGGGCTTCGACACCACCGTCACCGCGGGCGGCGTCTACGAGCTGCTGCGGGACGCGCACGAGCTGGTCCCGGGCGTGACCGAGCTGCCGCTCGTGGAGACCTGCGCCGGGCTGCGGCCCGCCTCGCCCGACAATGCGCCGCTGCTCGGCCCGACCGCGCTGCCCGGCCTCCACCTGGCCACCGGGCACTTCCGCAACGGCGTCCTGCTGACCCCGGTCACCGGCGAGGCGATGGCCGAGCTGCTGGCCACCGGGAGCCTGCCCGAAGAGGCCCGCCCGTTCTCCCCCGCGCGCTTTTCCGCCCCACGGGCCGAGCGCGCCCGCGTCCCAGAGGAGCAGCCCGTATGA
- the bfr gene encoding bacterioferritin — protein MQGDPEVIEFLNEQLTAELTAINQYFLHSKMQENFGWPKLAKYTRSESFDEMKHAEVLTDRILFLEGLPNYQRLFHVRVGQTVTEMFEADRQIEVEAIDRLKRGIEIMRTKGDITSANIFEDILADEEHHIDYLDTQLELVEKLGEALYIAQLIEQPS, from the coding sequence ATGCAGGGCGATCCCGAGGTCATCGAATTCCTCAACGAGCAGCTGACTGCCGAACTGACCGCGATCAATCAGTACTTCCTGCACTCCAAGATGCAGGAGAACTTCGGCTGGCCGAAGCTTGCGAAGTACACGCGCAGCGAGTCCTTCGACGAAATGAAGCATGCGGAGGTCCTGACCGACCGCATTCTCTTCCTCGAAGGGCTGCCGAACTATCAGCGGCTGTTCCATGTCCGCGTGGGCCAGACCGTCACCGAGATGTTCGAGGCGGACCGGCAGATCGAGGTCGAGGCGATCGACCGGCTCAAGCGCGGAATCGAGATCATGCGCACCAAGGGCGACATCACCTCGGCGAATATCTTCGAGGACATCCTCGCGGACGAGGAGCACCACATCGACTATCTCGACACCCAGCTGGAGCTGGTGGAGAAACTCGGCGAGGCGCTCTACATCGCCCAGCTGATCGAGCAGCCGAGCTGA
- a CDS encoding class II 3-deoxy-7-phosphoheptulonate synthase produces MNAETHAGGNTWRDLPAAQQPDWPDQEALRDVIAELESYPPLVFAGECDQLRERLGAVARGEAFLLQGGDCAEAFDAVSAEHIRNKLKTLLQMGAVLTYAGSVPVVKVGRIAGQYSKPRSKPTETRDGVTLPTYRGDSVNGFEFTEAARIPDPQRLKRMYNASAATLNLVRAFTTGGYADLRQVHAWNQDFVKSSPSGQRYEALAREIDRAMNFMNACGVDPEEFRTVEFYASHEALVLDYESALTRVDSRTGNLYDVSGHMVWIGERTRQLDGAHIEFASRIRNPIGVKLGPTSTVEDALTLIERLDPEREPGRLTFITRMGADKVRDKLPQLVEKVTASGAQVAWICDPMHGNTFEAASGHKTRRFDDVLDEVKGFFEVHKGLGTHPGGIHVELTGDDVTECVGGGDEIFVDDLHQRYETACDPRLNRSQSLDLAFLVAEMYRDQ; encoded by the coding sequence GTGAACGCTGAAACCCACGCCGGTGGCAACACCTGGCGAGACCTGCCCGCGGCGCAGCAGCCTGACTGGCCGGACCAAGAGGCTCTGCGCGATGTGATCGCGGAGCTCGAGTCCTATCCGCCGCTCGTCTTCGCGGGCGAGTGCGACCAGTTGCGTGAGCGCCTGGGAGCGGTCGCCCGTGGTGAGGCGTTCCTGCTCCAGGGCGGCGACTGCGCGGAGGCCTTCGACGCCGTCTCCGCCGAGCACATCCGCAACAAGCTCAAGACGCTCCTCCAGATGGGCGCCGTCCTGACCTACGCCGGGTCCGTCCCGGTGGTCAAGGTCGGCCGGATCGCCGGCCAGTACAGCAAGCCGCGCTCCAAGCCCACCGAGACCCGCGACGGCGTGACGCTGCCGACCTACCGCGGCGACTCGGTCAACGGCTTCGAGTTCACCGAGGCGGCCCGGATCCCGGACCCGCAGCGGCTCAAGCGGATGTACAACGCCTCCGCCGCGACGCTGAACCTCGTGCGCGCCTTCACCACCGGCGGCTACGCCGACCTGCGGCAGGTGCACGCCTGGAACCAGGACTTCGTGAAGTCCTCGCCCTCCGGTCAGCGCTACGAGGCGCTGGCCCGCGAGATCGACCGCGCGATGAACTTCATGAACGCCTGCGGGGTCGACCCGGAGGAGTTCCGTACCGTCGAGTTCTACGCCTCCCACGAGGCGCTGGTCCTGGACTACGAGTCGGCGCTGACCCGCGTGGACTCGCGTACCGGCAACCTCTACGACGTCTCGGGCCACATGGTCTGGATCGGCGAGCGCACCCGGCAGCTGGACGGCGCGCACATCGAGTTCGCCTCCCGCATCCGCAACCCCATCGGCGTCAAGCTCGGCCCCACCAGCACGGTGGAGGACGCGCTCACCCTCATCGAGCGCCTCGACCCGGAGCGCGAGCCGGGCCGGCTGACCTTCATCACCCGGATGGGCGCGGACAAGGTCCGCGACAAGCTCCCCCAGCTGGTCGAGAAGGTCACCGCCTCCGGCGCCCAGGTGGCGTGGATCTGCGACCCGATGCACGGCAACACCTTCGAGGCGGCCTCGGGCCACAAGACCCGGCGCTTCGACGACGTGCTGGACGAGGTCAAGGGCTTCTTCGAGGTCCACAAGGGCCTCGGCACGCACCCGGGCGGTATCCACGTCGAGCTGACCGGTGACGATGTCACCGAATGCGTGGGCGGCGGCGACGAGATCTTCGTCGACGATCTGCACCAGCGCTACGAGACCGCCTGCGACCCGCGGCTCAACCGCAGCCAGTCGCTGGACCTGGCGTTCCTGGTGGCGGAGATGTACCGCGACCAGTGA